From the genome of Neodiprion pinetum isolate iyNeoPine1 chromosome 3, iyNeoPine1.2, whole genome shotgun sequence, one region includes:
- the LOC124215255 gene encoding ankyrin repeat domain-containing protein 49, translated as MVVKMSSEEEDDQITDLEAIRDKILSQPRSERMQVSAWEDDDDGIEEDRNAREPDSKAILEAAEKGDLEMIRQLVIRDPSLIHATDHDGYTPLHRACYGNHVDVVEYLLETGAKIDAKTNDGWEPLHSACCWNHVDCAAVLIANGADINAKSKGDQTPLHLASASSHNSPALQLLLLHYNTNPHLVNSSGDNAEQIARRTGKYYPLFEMIEPCLNNI; from the exons ATGGTTGTAAAAATGTCATCCGAAGAAGAGGACGACCAGATTACGGATTTGGAGGCAATTCGcgacaaaattttgagtcagCCACGCAGTGAGCGAATGCAAGTAAGTGCCTGGGAAGATGACGATGACGGTATTGAAGAGGACCGAAACGCGAGAG AACCAGACAGTAAAGCCATCCTAGAAGCAGCTGAAAAAGGTGATTTAGAAATGATCAGACAGCTGGTTATCAGAGATCCTAGTTTAATCCATGCCACAGACCATGATGGTTATACTCCTCTTCACAGAGCCTGCTACGGAAATCACGTAGATGTTGTCGAG TACTTGCTTGAAACTGGAGCAAAAATTGATGCTAAGACCAATGATGGCTGGGAGCCGCTGCATTCCGCGTGTTGTTGGAATCATGTTGATTGCGCAGCTGTGCTGATAGCTAATGGAGCTGATATAAATGCTAAATCAAAAGGAGATCAAACGCCTCTTCATTTGGCAAGTGCAAGTTCTCACAATTCTCCAGCACTGCAGCTGCTACTTCTGCATTACAATACTAATCCACATTTAGTGAATTCCAGTGGCGATAATGCGGAGCAGATCGCAAGACGTACTGGAAAATATTATCCTTTATTTGAAATGATAGAACCTTGTCTCAATAATATTTGA